One part of the Gossypium raimondii isolate GPD5lz chromosome 1, ASM2569854v1, whole genome shotgun sequence genome encodes these proteins:
- the LOC105784964 gene encoding proteasome subunit alpha type-1-B yields MFRNQYDTDVTTWSPAGRLFQVEYAMEAVKQGSAAIGLRSKTHVVLGCVNKANSELSSHQKKIFKVDDHIGVAIAGLTADGRVLSRYMRNECINYNFTYESPLPVGRLVVQLADRAQVCTQRSWKRPYGVGLLVAGLDESGAHLYYNCPSGNYFEYQAFAIGSRSQAAKTYLERRFENLADSSRDDLVKDALMAIRETLQGETLKSSICTVAVVGVGEPFHILDQETVQQMINAFEIVGEQEGPAAEPDDASGQEAAAEQGGSTDEGVAPMDI; encoded by the exons ATGTTCAGGAACCAGTACGATACAGACGTTACCACATGGAGTCCTGCGGGGCGGTTGTTCCAAGTGGAATACGCGATGGAAGCTGTGAAGCAAGGTTCAGCCGCGATCGGACTTCGATCTAAGACCCATGTAGTTTTGGGTTGCGTCAACAAGGCTAACTCCGAGTTGTCTTCTCACCAGAAAAAGATTTTCAAAGTCGACGACCACATCGGCGTTGCCATCGCCGGTCTCACCGCTGACGGCCGCGTCCTTTCTCGGTATATGAGAAACGAATGTATTAACTACAACTTCACGTATGAATCGCCACTTCCTGTTGGCAGACTTGTCGTCCAACTTGCCGATAGAGCTCAG GTCTGCACCCAACGTTCTTGGAAACGACCTTATGGGGTTGGCCTGTTGGTGGCTGGCTTGGATGAATCTGGGGCTCATCTCTACTACAACTGTCCGAGTGGAAATTACTTTGAGTACCAGGCTTTTGCCATTGGGTCCCGCTCACAAGCTGCAAAGACGTACTTGGAGCGGAGGTTTGAGAACTTAGCAGATTCCTCTCGAGACGATCTGGTCAAAGATGCTCTTATGGCTATAAGGGAAACCCTGCAAGGAGAAACTCTAAAAAGCTCTATATGTACAGTTGCTGTGGTAGGGGTTGGAGAGCCGTTCCATATTTTGGATCAGGAAACTGTACAACAAATGATCAATGCCTTTGAGATCGTGGGAGAGCAAGAAGGACCAGCTGCTGAACCTGATGATGCTTCAGGACAAGAGGCTGCAGCTGAGCAGGGTGGTTCTACTGACGAA